The genome window AAACGTTCCGATCCATCGGAATCGTACACATCCACACGTTAACGATTCCACTAACGATTCCAATACAAAgctttgttttagaaatgtttactttttttagAAATTTTAAAACATTCAACTTCTGTACTGAAATTGCACAATTGATATTTATTCTCTAAAATcactttaaattagacattCAAAGCCAACAACTCTCAAAGCCATCCTATACAAGTGTTCAGCAAATGGTACAGGAATCGATATGGGAATCGAACCGATAAGCACACTCGACAATGgcatcgatatcgataatttctAAATGATGCCCATCCCTACCCCCCAGTGTCTTTAAATATCTCTTCCAAAGGCTGATTAGTTCATGTGTCTACGGTGGTGGCGATGGGCACGCGGCGGGCACCACCCACTTACCACTGGGCAGGAGAAGTGATCCTCAGCCAGCCCCAGGTCCATGGCCCGGTCCGAGCTGTGGGTTCTGGTTTCCGAGGAGAATTGCTCGGGCCTCACCTctgcagaaaagaaaagaagatgtACCGTTTGTTTTTCACCCTCACCAAGTTTAAAATCTACCATGAAGCACAACAAACTAAAGAGCAGATGTAGCCTATCCTTTCAGACCAGTTTGTACTGACTACACTGCTCACACAGCTTTGCATACAGCTATCATATTCACAGGAGACACATGCTgatgcttttttgttttgttttgttatagtTTTTTACTTCTCTCcctgcttttgtgtgtttttactgTTATTTGTACAAACGTCTCTGTATGTTTGACGCCTGATCATTACCAGGTTTCTGAACGTTTttattgtacagcactttggccAACTGATGTTGTTTTTAAAGTGCTTTACAAATAaacctgacttgacttgacttgactgtaaCAACCAATAAAACTATGTCATAACTGTTGGTTAACTAATTGTTAACATTAACAGTGGTCTTTCACGTTATACAGTGTGGTTAATGTGGTGAgcataattcacacacacagcatctaaCTGTTAACTCTCAGGCTAGTGTCCAACTACAACACATGCAGAATAGAGAGTTAGCCAACTTTGTCAATGTCAGGACAATTTTAACAATAACACTGTAACCATATAATTAACTACAATACTGCCATGCAATATTGGcaatacaatataataatacaataaaagagagaaaaatatggAAGAATATCATGTTGCGGAATACAAAAATGGTTACCACAAGATGACAACAAATCAGTTTTTGGCTCTACAGAACAGCTACATATAGAAATAAAAACACTTTGGGCTTTTACAATTTAACAAGAGTTCACCACTATGTTGATGTAGTAAATAAGTAACCGTCTTTGGCTCTACAGAACAGCTACATATAGAAATAAAAACACTTTGGGCTTTTACAATTTAACAAGAGTTCACCACTATGTTGATGTAGTAAATAAGTAACCgtctttcataaaaaaaaaggcaaCACTGACTTTGTTAAGCAATTTCCCCTTTTCCTCAATTAAGAAGATAACATTACAAATCCCTCTTTCTTTGGTAAGCCCATTCCACCATCAAAACGCATTACAAAAGCAATCTAAAAGCACAGTAAGAGTGGTACCTGCATAGACTTCACAGTAAAGCATGATTCTTGAGCTCTGAAAATGATGTGACAATAGCAAGACCAGCCAATCGACTGACCAAGAGTCTTTTATATCACTCTTCTTTAAATATGATACACTCCGAAATCCAAACAGGAACTGATAGTTGCTTCAGATCACCTGACCTTCGTTTCAGTTTTTGCTCCCTGTTCCAAAAACACACTCAGGATTTCATAAGAGAAGTCCGTTGAAAATGTCACCACTTGTAAAAGCAGAAGAAGCCTCTCTATGGTCTTCAGCACAGACTCAGTATGTTACTTACTTGCATACTCAGTTTATTAGACTACATACTTACATGCCACAAGCAGTATTTGGACATCGTACCAAACGTAAGAAAGACATGAGAATTGAGACTGACTTATTGCACTCCCACACAACTGTTGCAGGCCTACTCTGCCTGCCTGCATTCTATTTTATCTCCATTGTGGCACACTCCTGAGGCAGTTGAAGGAGGTCATTGTGTACATTCCAGGTgcagaacaaaacaaacaaactcaataAATACTTTAAAAGTCTGCACActtcttgattttttttctttctgtgttcTATTTTGTCATGCTTGACAAACTGTCAATAAATACTTAAAAAGTCAGCACACTTCTTcaactgttctttttttttcctatttTATTTTGTCATGCTTGCACTCACCAGCCTTTGAGGGGCCAGTGCTCTCTGTTGAggtctcatcctctcctctgtcgAAGGGGTTGACAAGACCTTGGCGGAAGCGGGCAAGTCTCTCGTCATATTCCATCTCACTGTCTACATCTGGGGGAGCATCCAACATTCATAGTCACTCACAGTCACTCAATAAAACACTCCTCGCTCAATACAAttatttgtttgtaaaaaatattaaaaaagacATCTTCTGAGGAGCAGACACACAATCCATAGCAGTCATAGGTGGATATTTGCAGACACTGTGACATGTTACTTTGCCCCTATTCCAAGGTCTGAGCCCATATCCAATAGGTCAGAGACATTACTCTcactcagttttttttttcagtgcagGATACGCTTACTTGTGGAAACTTGTTTCATGGGCAACATGAAATTGGAGCATTCCGCATACATTTACTTTAATCATATATTATTACTATGTTGATGGTCCCAGAACTGCTAATTTTACCTAATTTCTTTTGAGTTAAGCAAACTTGGGAGGACattagactaggctaccatCTCTACAAAGACTTATAGCATACAACTGCCCAATCTAAACTAATGTATCCTACAAAATGCTTATTGTAGTTTGTGTGCAGAGCAGACACCACACTTGGTGCAGGCAAACGGTTTGGCAAAACCTACAACTAAAAGCATTGTTTACATTGAATGTGGACTACACAAATAGCCTAGGGCTAGGGTAAAATAAGAAATTCGTGACTCAAGGCATCATCACTCCTTTCTGAGCCAGGTTCATAACTGAACAATGAATCCTTTGACATTCCTGCATTCTGTCTTAAGACAAATGGGTGACGACGTTACATGTCGACTTCTGATTGCAACATGCATTAGCGATTATTCATGCTTAGCCTAACGTTATATTGTGACTGACTTATCAAAGGTAATGTTACAGGGTGATGATAGCtgcaaaagtaaaaaaaggaGCAAAGACTCATTCACAACTCAAATTATACTAAAAACAAGACGCTACCTTACGTTCCGATACAGTAGCAATTACTATCTGAATACTGAACGGTGGACACATTCGAATGACATGACTGTGAATTCTTACAGTATTTAAACCTCGTTAGCAAAAACGTTGTAGCTGCTATCTATTTTAAATTGTAAGGATTATCATGGCGAGTCAAAAGTTTACATGATCTAACAGTAGCGTGCTAGCTACCTATGTTATTAGGCACCTGTGTATGAAAATATATTTGGCGAAACATTTCACAACCCGACTAAGGTGAAAGGGTATTTGTCAAATTAATATTTTGGACATTTTAAGGTTTACGTCTTCATATGGAATGTGACTGCCTTATTGCATGGCCAAAATGACGAGCAAGCAAGCTAGCCACCAGCAGCATCACTGACAAATACAGGCTACATTAACAAATTTCTGGTTTTGTCGTGTTAGCGATTTAGCTAACTAGGATAGCTAGCTTTACTAAGGTAAACGCCTAGATTATATCCACAGCTTACCTCATGGTAGTGTTCCAAACGATGATAATTAAGGCAACCCTTGTGCAAAATGAGTCTAAAACTTTAGCACGTTAAAACGTTTTTGTCAGACAACCAAGTCCTTCTTGTTTTGCAACCTGAAAAACAGCAGCATCACCAATACCCTGACAACTCAAGCATGAAATAGGTTGAGTCATAGTCAGGAGAGACATCTAGTGGACAGACTCTGTAAGCAAAATATGGAATATGTATGGTTTGCAATTATAGAATGTTTCTATCCAAAAGAGTGTGCCTTAATAACTTTTGCCATCCTCTGGTGCGTCATCATTGTGATTGTGTTCAACACTTTTCCCATTTATTTCTATATTCTTATCATGAACAAAGGGGTAATTTGCATTTTCAAGTTTTTCTCACTTGAATCAGGACTGTTGATGCAACAATGGATTTCAGACTCTCAAAACAGCACATTAACTGGAAGTGACCCTATATGCTACTTCCTCTTTTGTGGCCCCTTTGGAATCCGCAGTTCCAAGGGGAGTGGATTTTCAGTTACcctcctgaaaaaaaatctttgaCAAAACATTTGCTGATGTATGCAGGTTTTGCTGGGCGAGGTTTGTCTACTCTTGTGTGTTGAGCATTTGAAGCTGTTGGCCTTGCTGGCCTCTGCTGAACCAACCAAAACCTAAAAATAACCAGTATGTGAGCCAAAACTATAGCCTTGCTTTTTTCCACATTTCACTGTTATTAAACTATTACTACCTTAAAAAAAGAGCACATTATATATTTGGACAAAAGCGACCTGCTAAAGCATTTCACCATAACCATATTATTAGGCTACCTGTAAGCAACCTTGGGTGTCTTTAAAAGCtctttatttaaaaatgtattattatgattgttattattattattattattagtagtagtagtagtagtagtaaaaaATACAAACATTGTCAGTAGTTTAACCTATTGATCCTTCCAAGTGATGACTGTGCATTTCTAGAGCATAGGTCTGTCCAGCCTCCCTCCTGTccagtcagatctgcacagacaGGATGTATGAGTCCCCCGAGGTTGAGCGTACTCCACAGAAGTAACCGATTGGTCTCTTTGACCTCACTCTAATATGGACCTAAATGATTCAGCAGCATTTTCCTTTATTGCAGGATGCagtatttttttcagacttgaTGTAATTATCTCTAAGTGTCTGAAGTGGAGAGCTATGTGCCAAAGAAGTAATAAATCTTGCATAATGCATAAAACCtactgagagagaagagaagcacTTAATATGTCCCAAGGTAGATAGCTTCAATTCAagtgcaatatctttacaaggAGGTAAACATGAGTATGGGAATACCTTTTGATATACTGTCCCCCCATCCCCCGAAAGTATCACCTTAAAAAGTCTGACCTAAATTCATCAGCTACTAAATGAGTCCAGGAGCAATGGATGCAGCCTGAGATCCGTAGCCATGAGAAGCCACAGAAGGGTCACTGTTGTCACACTCACTATCAAAGGCGGCTCTGTGCAAGGGGCGCTTTTGTAGGCTATGTGTCCTGCTGCACCACCAGCATGTGATCAGCAAGCATGCCTTGGAGTGGAAGTCAACTAAGGGGGGTACATATAAGCAACCATGGAGGAATAATGCTTTTTCACACTGTATCAGCAGCAGATTTCACCTCTGGGGACATTTTAGCTTTGGGCACATATTTCCATCTAGTTATGTAGGTCATTTAGGTGTGGGGTAGTCATGACGCAGTTCTTGCAGTTCAAGCCTTCCTTCATTAGATTCACAGTGTCCAGTGTTGTCTCTTTGCAACATCAACAACTGTAAACAGATCTCTACCTTTTGCCCTCTATGCGAAGACAAAAGGGTGTAAGTGTTGTCCGATTATAAAATGATGTTGCTCTTAAGATGATCTTTCTATATAAACGTTGCCTGAGATCTATCTATTTTTCAaacatgttttatttcattttgatCAATCAGTACTTTCAACATGTCAATATGAGTTGTTGCATTACAGTCAAGTTATTACTGGTGGAGCTGTCACTTAAGTTTATCAAGGAGAGCTAAACAAACAGTATGAAGCAAGAGTGAGATATACAGAAAGGGTTAAGGCAGGGAGGTATATTTTTGGTCCTAAAAGACACGGTGGTTTTCTGTTGACTGTCCAACACAGCAGGAGGCGCGACTCCTAACCCTGGGTCTCCGAGTCGTCCTCCTCATCTTCGTACATCTCGCCCTCCTCATCTACGGTGGCGTCCTGGTACTGCTGGTACTCGGACACCAGGTCGTTCATGTTGCTCTCAGCCTCGCTGAACTCCATCTCGTCCATGCCCTCGCCTGTGTACCAGTGCAGGAAGGCTTTACGGCGGAACATGGCAGTGAACTGCTCGGAGATGCGTCTGAAAAGCTCCTGGATGGCCGTGCTGTTGCCGATGAATGTGGAGGACATCTTGAGGCCTCGCGGTGGGATGTCACACACGGCCACTTTCACGTTGTTCGGGATCCATTCCACAAAGTAGCTGCTGTTCTTGCTTTGGATTGCCAACATCTGCTCGTCCACCTCCTTTGTGGACATGCGACCGCGGAACACGGTTGCCACGGTGAGGTAGCGGCCGTGGCGTGGGTCGCAGGCTGCCATCATGTTCTTGGCATCAAACATCTGCTGGGTGAGCTCGGGCACAGTGAGAGCGTGGTACTGCTGGCTCCCCCTGGCTGTCAGAGGGGCAAAGCCTGGCATGAAGAAGTGCAGGCGAGGGAAGGGCACCATGTTAACTGCCAGTTTACGAAGGTCGGCGTTGAGCTGCCCTGGGAAGCGAAGGGAGGTGGTCACTCCACTCATGGTGGAGGAGACGAGGTGGTTGAGGTCGCCATAAGTGGGCGTGGGCAGCTTGAGCGTACGGAAGCAGATGTCATACAACGCCTCGTTGTCGATGCAGTACGTCTCGTCCGTGTTCTCCACCAGCTGGTGGATGGAAAGCGTAGCGTTGTAGGGCTCTACGACAGTATCAGACACTTTGGGCGAAGGCACCACACTGAAAGTGTTCATGATGCGGTCGGGGTACTCCTCACGGACCTTACTGATCAGCAGCGTGCCCAAGCCCGAGCCCGTTCCTCCGcccagagagtgagtgagctgGAAGCCCTGCAGACAATCACAGTTCTCACTCTCCTTCCTCACAATGTCCAGCACTGCGTCCACCAGCTCTGCACCCTCTGTGTAGTGGCCTTTTGCCCAGTTGTTTCCTGCCCCACTCTGACCTACAGGACCAAGAGGACACGGAAGAAAATATGTGGATGCTTGGAACATATAGACACACTTGGTCATTGAGAAACATGATACAAAAAAGACTAGAGAATAGAAACGTAGTCCCACTTAAAGAGTCATAGAGGAAATTTAAGAATAAGAAATAAGAAGTTATAGAATTAGAAAGAGAACTCTGTGTCcatgaaaaaatatttccagTTTAGGCACCTGGAGCAATAGAATATAGTGTATAACAAAATAATTGATGTTATTATTCATTGTCTCTAACTGTTGATTAGACATTCTCCATTATTCTTCAGACAGGACAGAATTAGACAGGATATTATCTATGAGGTAAAAAAAGCAGCTGTATTATACTAACCAAAAATGAAGTTATCTGGTCTGAAAAGTTGACCAAAGGGCCCAGAGCGGACACTGTCCATGGTACCAGGCTCCAAATCCACCATGATAGCTCTTGGAACATACTTGTTGGctgaggagagatgaagagacatTCAGCTTACCAACAGCATTACAGAAATATTTGTTGGGATCTGGGAAAACCCAACTTTCACCAACGTATGATcctgataccatcctagcaacat of Alosa alosa isolate M-15738 ecotype Scorff River chromosome 14, AALO_Geno_1.1, whole genome shotgun sequence contains these proteins:
- the LOC125306846 gene encoding tubulin beta-3 chain, which translates into the protein MREIVHIQAGQCGNQIGTKFWEVISDEHGIDPAGNYMGDSDLQLERINVYYNEAFTNKYVPRAIMVDLEPGTMDSVRSGPFGQLFRPDNFIFGQSGAGNNWAKGHYTEGAELVDAVLDIVRKESENCDCLQGFQLTHSLGGGTGSGLGTLLISKVREEYPDRIMNTFSVVPSPKVSDTVVEPYNATLSIHQLVENTDETYCIDNEALYDICFRTLKLPTPTYGDLNHLVSSTMSGVTTSLRFPGQLNADLRKLAVNMVPFPRLHFFMPGFAPLTARGSQQYHALTVPELTQQMFDAKNMMAACDPRHGRYLTVATVFRGRMSTKEVDEQMLAIQSKNSSYFVEWIPNNVKVAVCDIPPRGLKMSSTFIGNSTAIQELFRRISEQFTAMFRRKAFLHWYTGEGMDEMEFSEAESNMNDLVSEYQQYQDATVDEEGEMYEDEEDDSETQG